In the Shewanella sp. OMA3-2 genome, one interval contains:
- a CDS encoding LysR family transcriptional regulator gives MTRAKSTLEQWRILQAVVDHGGYAQAAEQLNKSQSSLNHAVAKLQHQLGIQLLEVKGRKAYLTEQGEVLLRRSRHLTQSVDELEQLATNLGQGWEPSLTIAKEIIYPTEKLVDALEAFIPLSRGTRVSVLDSVISGTHDLINQQMVNIAICATPPRGHLAQPLCECDFELVCHPNHPLAQLDSIEDEKQLAQHLQIVIKDTGSNSMNDIGWLKAEQRITVSNFHEAKVILGRQLGFCWIPNFLVEHDLQQGKLHKLKLHGSYQRRITLNLIVPNRDRQGPACRLLESLILLQHQIETSQRYTEKANA, from the coding sequence ATGACTCGTGCTAAATCAACCCTTGAGCAATGGCGAATTTTACAAGCTGTGGTTGATCATGGTGGTTATGCTCAAGCAGCCGAACAACTTAATAAAAGCCAATCATCACTCAACCATGCGGTGGCAAAATTACAGCATCAATTAGGTATTCAGTTATTAGAAGTAAAAGGTCGTAAAGCCTATCTGACTGAACAAGGTGAAGTATTACTGCGTCGATCACGTCATTTAACCCAATCTGTAGATGAACTCGAGCAGCTTGCCACTAACTTAGGTCAAGGCTGGGAGCCAAGTTTAACCATAGCCAAAGAGATTATTTACCCTACTGAAAAGTTAGTCGATGCGCTTGAAGCATTTATTCCCCTCAGTCGTGGTACACGCGTGTCTGTGCTTGATTCAGTTATTTCAGGCACCCATGATTTAATTAATCAGCAGATGGTTAATATTGCTATTTGTGCTACCCCACCACGGGGACATTTAGCGCAACCACTATGTGAATGTGATTTTGAATTAGTGTGTCACCCTAACCATCCATTGGCTCAGTTAGACAGTATTGAAGATGAAAAACAGCTTGCACAGCATTTGCAGATAGTGATTAAAGATACTGGGTCAAACTCGATGAATGATATTGGTTGGCTAAAAGCAGAACAACGTATTACCGTATCTAACTTTCATGAAGCCAAGGTAATTTTAGGCCGCCAGCTAGGGTTTTGTTGGATCCCCAACTTTTTAGTTGAACATGACTTACAGCAAGGTAAGTTACATAAATTGAAACTGCATGGCAGTTATCAACGCAGAATAACCTTAAATTTGATTGTGCCTAATAGAGACCGACAAGGCCCTGCCTGTCGTTTATTAGAAAGTTTGATTTTATTGCAGCATCAAATAGAAACAAGTCAGCGTTATACTGAAAAAGCTAATGCCTGA
- a CDS encoding DUF1801 domain-containing protein yields the protein MKMDVQHKFESYPQQIKPLLIYLRRLIFDIASHHNLGEVEETLKWGEPSYAVKNGSPIRIDWKAKYPEQYFIFFNCNTKLVDTFRELYPDVIQYQGNRAIVLNVNCPLPTKVIEHCLTLSLQYKSIKHLPLLGA from the coding sequence ATGAAAATGGATGTTCAACACAAATTTGAAAGCTACCCTCAACAGATAAAGCCATTATTAATTTATTTGCGTAGGCTAATTTTCGACATAGCCAGTCACCATAATTTAGGTGAAGTTGAAGAAACTTTAAAATGGGGTGAACCGAGTTACGCGGTTAAAAATGGTAGTCCGATAAGAATTGACTGGAAAGCTAAATACCCCGAGCAGTATTTCATTTTTTTCAACTGCAACACTAAACTGGTTGATACATTTAGAGAGCTGTATCCAGATGTTATTCAATATCAGGGAAATAGAGCCATAGTATTAAACGTTAATTGTCCGCTTCCAACTAAAGTGATTGAACATTGTTTAACGCTGTCACTGCAATACAAAAGTATCAAACATTTACCATTGCTTGGGGCTTAG
- a CDS encoding DUF6843 domain-containing protein: MKFLFNIHRLKILFISLIITLLSACTEIKKSEPVIYLIPEGYVGSLYIIFNAPNGLPPKYEGESRVYEIPPSGVLVTQMNANEGWIESSKTQYFFVNDTGDRTPMNEDSASTELNTTNSNAETTRTVYVGGLGQSGPIYGCTVINQNFTIGTDSEQIDSKNLLDIYDAIKLRNIDEKLFDNMCQQVVK; this comes from the coding sequence ATGAAATTCTTATTTAATATCCACCGTTTAAAAATACTGTTTATTAGCTTAATAATAACGTTACTTTCAGCCTGTACAGAGATAAAAAAAAGTGAACCTGTAATTTACCTAATACCTGAAGGCTATGTTGGCTCTTTATACATTATATTCAACGCACCAAATGGGTTGCCACCGAAATATGAAGGTGAATCTAGGGTATATGAAATACCGCCATCTGGTGTACTTGTTACACAAATGAATGCTAACGAAGGCTGGATTGAAAGTAGTAAAACACAATACTTTTTCGTGAATGATACTGGTGATAGAACGCCTATGAATGAAGACTCAGCATCAACAGAGCTGAATACGACTAACAGCAATGCAGAAACAACAAGAACCGTGTATGTCGGTGGTTTAGGGCAATCTGGCCCAATATATGGATGCACTGTGATTAATCAAAACTTTACGATTGGTACAGACTCTGAACAAATTGACAGCAAAAATTTGCTCGATATATACGATGCTATAAAGCTCAGAAATATAGATGAAAAACTTTTTGATAATATGTGTCAACAAGTGGTCAAGTAA
- the asnB gene encoding asparagine synthase B, with amino-acid sequence MCSIFSILDIKSDASELRQVALEMSKLLRHRGPDWSGIYADEHAILAHERLAIVDVDHGAQPLISQDGNIVLAVNGEIYNHKQLKADLGDKYQYQTNSDCEVILSLYQEYGCDFLDKLNGIFAFVLYDKANKTYLVSRDHMGIIPLYTGLDTAGNFYIASEMKALMPVCKTVAEFLPGQYLYSADGQPTQYYVRDWMEYDAVKDNPASIDELREALEAAVKRQLMSDVPYGVLLSGGLDSSVVSAITQTYAKHRIENDGETGAWWPQLHSFAVGLAESPDLVAAQKVADAIGTIHHPIVYTFQEGLDAIKEVIYHLETYDVTTIRSATPMYLMARKIKAMGIKMVLSGEGADELFGGYLYFHKAPNAQAFHEELVRKLDKLHLFDCLRANKAMAAWGLEARVPFLDKEFMDVAMRINPEAKMSKDGRIEKHILRQAFEHKLPKEVAWRQKEQFSDGVGYSWIDGLKEHAGKHVDDVQLANAKFRFPYNTPETKEAYFYRCFFEEFYPLTSAAETVPGGKSVACSTPEALAWDESLRGIIDPSGRAVRNVHASSYQ; translated from the coding sequence ATGTGTTCAATATTCTCAATTTTAGATATCAAATCAGATGCAAGTGAACTTCGCCAAGTGGCACTTGAAATGTCAAAACTGTTACGTCACCGTGGCCCAGATTGGTCAGGCATTTATGCTGATGAACATGCGATTCTTGCACATGAGCGTTTAGCCATTGTCGACGTTGACCATGGTGCCCAGCCGCTGATCAGTCAAGACGGCAACATAGTATTAGCAGTTAACGGTGAAATTTATAACCACAAGCAACTTAAAGCTGATTTAGGCGATAAATACCAATATCAAACCAACTCAGACTGTGAAGTTATTTTATCTTTATACCAGGAATACGGTTGTGACTTTTTAGATAAACTTAACGGTATCTTTGCGTTTGTGTTGTACGACAAAGCCAACAAAACTTATTTGGTCAGTCGTGATCACATGGGTATTATCCCGCTTTACACTGGGCTTGATACTGCGGGTAACTTCTACATAGCATCAGAAATGAAAGCACTAATGCCAGTATGTAAAACCGTAGCAGAGTTTTTACCAGGCCAATATTTATATTCAGCAGATGGTCAACCAACGCAATATTATGTCCGTGACTGGATGGAATATGATGCGGTTAAAGATAACCCAGCCAGTATTGATGAGTTACGTGAAGCCTTAGAAGCGGCGGTTAAACGTCAATTAATGTCTGACGTGCCTTATGGCGTACTGTTATCTGGCGGTTTAGACTCTTCCGTTGTGTCAGCTATTACCCAAACCTATGCAAAACATCGTATTGAAAACGATGGTGAAACCGGTGCCTGGTGGCCACAACTTCACTCGTTCGCCGTTGGCTTAGCTGAATCACCTGATTTAGTGGCAGCACAAAAAGTGGCCGATGCCATTGGCACCATTCACCACCCAATTGTATACACTTTCCAAGAAGGGTTAGATGCCATTAAAGAAGTGATTTATCACTTAGAAACCTACGATGTCACCACTATTCGTTCAGCGACACCTATGTATTTAATGGCACGAAAAATTAAAGCCATGGGCATTAAAATGGTGTTATCAGGTGAAGGTGCTGATGAATTATTTGGTGGTTACTTATACTTCCACAAAGCCCCTAACGCACAGGCATTCCACGAGGAATTAGTCCGCAAGTTAGACAAACTGCATTTGTTCGACTGTTTACGTGCCAACAAAGCTATGGCGGCTTGGGGACTTGAAGCCCGCGTGCCTTTCTTAGACAAAGAATTCATGGATGTCGCAATGCGCATCAACCCTGAAGCGAAAATGTCTAAAGATGGCCGTATCGAAAAACACATTCTGCGTCAGGCATTTGAACATAAACTGCCTAAAGAAGTCGCATGGCGTCAAAAAGAGCAATTCAGTGATGGTGTAGGCTATTCTTGGATTGATGGCTTGAAAGAACATGCGGGTAAACACGTTGATGATGTGCAATTGGCAAACGCGAAATTCCGTTTCCCTTACAATACACCAGAAACCAAAGAAGCCTATTTTTACCGTTGTTTCTTTGAAGAGTTCTATCCATTAACCAGTGCTGCAGAAACAGTACCAGGTGGCAAATCAGTTGCCTGTTCGACTCCAGAAGCATTGGCTTGGGATGAAAGTTTACGCGGCATTATCGACCCATCAGGACGCGCAGTACGTAACGTACACGCCAGCAGTTACCAGTAA
- a CDS encoding M28 family metallopeptidase, translating to MKHLFPLCAVALLVSACNGDTKDNAQVSQANSSVLANSTTQLVTFDEQRFRQDIKVLSSDEFEGRAPTTKGEKLTLDYLTKQFTDMGLTGANQGSFLQAVPMVTYTPSEQQTITLADLPMQYRKDIVLSSRHANEQITIDKAPLVFVGYGINAPESQWNDYSGIDMTGKIAVILVNDPGFANPEGTKFNGLAMTYYGRWSYKFEEASRQGALGAIIIHDTKPASYPWSVVENSWTGPQQDLVLNTDEANNRIQVEGWMTLDAAKQLFTKSGFSLPTLMERAADEPVNVELAQTASIKFANKAEYADSYNVVATLKGTSQADEQLLFTAHWDHIGKDETKEGDQIYNGALDNASGTAGIMEIARQFAAQAKQGKGLKRSLTFVATTGEEQGLLGSRFYAANPIYPLDKTVAVFNLDSTNVYGKTKDYTIVGKGQSELENYLADAAKLQNREVKSERNPASGGFFRSDHFSFAKYGVPAVFAGGGSEPPDDATAVYKAEMEKTMKGCYHNVCDHYHESWDLSGALQDLQVYYQAAESLGNNQDWPGYLAGSEFNSLRPAK from the coding sequence ATGAAGCATTTATTTCCCCTTTGCGCAGTGGCCTTGTTAGTGAGCGCCTGTAATGGCGACACTAAAGACAACGCACAAGTATCACAGGCTAATAGTAGCGTTTTAGCCAACTCAACAACCCAGTTAGTCACCTTTGACGAACAACGTTTTCGTCAAGATATAAAAGTACTGTCTTCTGACGAATTTGAAGGCCGTGCACCCACCACCAAAGGCGAAAAGTTAACCTTAGATTATCTGACTAAACAGTTTACCGACATGGGATTAACCGGTGCCAACCAAGGCAGCTTTCTACAAGCTGTGCCTATGGTGACCTACACCCCAAGCGAGCAGCAAACCATTACGCTGGCCGATTTACCTATGCAGTATCGCAAAGACATTGTATTGAGTAGCCGTCATGCCAACGAGCAAATCACTATCGACAAAGCACCACTGGTATTTGTCGGTTATGGCATTAATGCCCCTGAATCGCAATGGAATGATTACAGCGGCATAGATATGACAGGCAAGATCGCGGTTATCTTAGTCAATGACCCAGGCTTTGCTAATCCTGAAGGCACTAAGTTTAATGGTTTAGCCATGACCTACTACGGTCGCTGGAGCTATAAGTTTGAAGAAGCCAGTCGTCAAGGCGCATTAGGTGCCATTATCATTCACGACACTAAACCCGCTTCTTATCCTTGGTCTGTGGTAGAAAACAGCTGGACAGGTCCGCAACAAGATTTAGTGCTTAATACTGATGAAGCGAATAATCGCATTCAAGTAGAAGGCTGGATGACCTTAGATGCAGCGAAGCAATTATTTACAAAATCTGGCTTTTCATTACCGACCTTAATGGAGCGCGCTGCAGATGAGCCTGTGAATGTTGAACTTGCTCAAACTGCGTCGATTAAGTTTGCCAATAAAGCCGAATATGCCGACAGTTATAATGTTGTTGCCACCTTAAAAGGCACTAGCCAAGCAGATGAGCAGTTGCTGTTCACCGCACATTGGGATCACATAGGTAAAGATGAAACCAAAGAAGGCGATCAAATTTACAACGGTGCCCTAGATAATGCTTCTGGTACTGCGGGTATTATGGAAATTGCCCGTCAGTTTGCAGCCCAAGCCAAACAAGGCAAAGGTTTAAAACGTTCATTAACGTTTGTGGCAACAACGGGTGAAGAGCAAGGTTTATTAGGTTCACGCTTTTATGCAGCCAACCCGATTTACCCATTGGATAAAACCGTTGCGGTATTTAACTTAGACAGCACTAATGTCTATGGTAAAACAAAAGATTACACCATCGTTGGTAAAGGTCAGTCTGAATTAGAAAACTACCTAGCCGATGCGGCCAAACTGCAAAACCGTGAAGTTAAATCAGAACGTAACCCAGCATCGGGCGGATTTTTCCGTTCAGACCACTTCAGTTTTGCTAAGTACGGCGTGCCAGCAGTTTTTGCTGGTGGTGGCAGCGAGCCCCCTGATGATGCTACCGCGGTCTATAAAGCTGAAATGGAAAAAACCATGAAAGGCTGTTACCACAATGTGTGTGATCATTATCATGAGTCATGGGATTTATCCGGCGCATTGCAAGACTTACAAGTGTATTACCAAGCGGCAGAGAGCCTAGGCAATAATCAAGATTGGCCAGGTTACCTAGCAGGCTCAGAGTTTAATAGCCTACGTCCAGCTAAATAG
- a CDS encoding HAD-IIA family hydrolase, protein MKNIICDIDGVLLHDNKLIPGSDKFIHRIIEQGNPLVLLTNYPVQTGKDLQNRLGAAGINVPEDCFYTSAMATADFLKHQKGTKAFVIGEGALTHELYNAGFTITDINPDFVIIGETRSYNWDMIHKAARFIAGGARFIATNPDTHGPRFSPACGALCAPIERITGKMPFYIGKPSSWIIRSALNHIQGHSENTVIIGDNMRTDILAGFQAGLETILVTSGVSQMADIDKEPFRPNHVFACAGDIDVI, encoded by the coding sequence ATGAAGAATATTATCTGCGATATTGATGGCGTATTACTGCACGATAACAAGCTGATCCCAGGCAGTGATAAGTTTATTCATCGCATTATCGAACAAGGCAACCCGCTGGTTTTATTAACTAACTACCCAGTGCAAACCGGTAAAGACTTACAAAACCGACTTGGCGCGGCAGGCATTAATGTGCCCGAAGACTGTTTTTATACCTCGGCGATGGCTACTGCTGATTTTTTAAAGCATCAAAAAGGCACTAAAGCTTTTGTTATTGGTGAAGGCGCCCTCACCCATGAACTGTATAATGCTGGCTTTACCATTACCGACATTAACCCAGACTTTGTCATTATTGGCGAAACCCGCTCATATAACTGGGACATGATCCATAAAGCAGCACGTTTTATTGCTGGCGGCGCGCGCTTTATTGCGACGAATCCTGATACCCATGGACCGCGATTTAGTCCAGCCTGTGGTGCTTTATGCGCACCCATTGAGCGTATTACCGGCAAAATGCCATTTTATATCGGTAAACCTTCAAGTTGGATTATTCGCTCGGCCCTTAATCATATTCAGGGGCATTCTGAAAATACTGTGATCATCGGCGATAATATGCGTACCGATATTTTGGCAGGATTCCAAGCTGGTCTTGAAACCATTTTGGTGACCAGTGGCGTAAGCCAAATGGCCGATATAGATAAAGAACCCTTCAGACCTAACCATGTATTCGCCTGTGCCGGCGATATTGATGTAATTTAA
- a CDS encoding L-serine ammonia-lyase → MISVFDMFKIGIGPSSSHTVGPMKAGKIFMQNLIDQDLLSGIDELQSELFGSLGQTGKGHGTGKAVILGLMGEDPETVDTDAIDGILEAVSNDQKLKLADGRLVKFTRENGVTYHRRKTLPAHANAMTLYALTKGEITYQRTYYSVGGGFILDEDEITQRNASPATPIKEAPYDFNSAAQLLELCCENGLSISSLMMANELSIASEEEVKQGLWKIWQTMKTCVDRGYQKEGILPGGLKLRRRAPSLYRRLKAEGRNNTDPLTAMDWVDLFALSVNEQNAAGARVVTAPTNGAAGIIPAVLCYYDMFVQEVDIDVCSRYLLTAAAIGILYKKNASISGAEVGCQGEVGVACSMAAGALTEIMGGTVEHVENAAEIGMEHNLGLTCDPVGGLVQVPCIERNAMGAVKAINASRMALRGDGNHKVSLDKVIKTMMDTGRDMRSKYKETAKGGLAVNIVEC, encoded by the coding sequence ATGATTAGCGTATTTGACATGTTCAAAATCGGTATTGGCCCGTCTAGCTCCCATACCGTAGGCCCAATGAAAGCTGGCAAAATATTTATGCAAAACCTGATAGATCAAGATCTACTGTCGGGTATTGACGAGTTACAGTCAGAATTATTTGGCTCATTAGGTCAAACAGGTAAAGGTCACGGCACAGGCAAAGCGGTTATTTTAGGCTTAATGGGTGAAGACCCAGAAACCGTCGACACCGACGCCATTGACGGTATTTTAGAAGCGGTATCAAACGATCAAAAGCTGAAACTTGCTGATGGTAGATTAGTTAAGTTTACCCGTGAAAATGGCGTAACTTACCATCGCCGTAAAACCTTACCCGCCCATGCAAACGCAATGACGTTATATGCGTTAACCAAAGGTGAAATCACCTATCAGCGTACTTACTATTCAGTTGGTGGTGGTTTTATTCTTGATGAAGATGAAATCACCCAACGTAATGCCTCTCCGGCAACGCCGATTAAAGAAGCGCCCTATGATTTCAACAGCGCAGCACAATTATTAGAGTTATGTTGTGAGAACGGCTTAAGCATTTCATCTTTAATGATGGCTAATGAACTGAGTATTGCCAGCGAAGAAGAAGTAAAACAGGGTTTATGGAAAATTTGGCAAACCATGAAAACCTGTGTTGACCGCGGTTATCAAAAAGAAGGCATATTACCGGGTGGCCTTAAACTTCGCCGCCGTGCACCTTCTTTATATCGCCGTCTAAAAGCAGAAGGTCGTAATAACACCGATCCGTTAACCGCAATGGACTGGGTAGATTTATTTGCCTTATCAGTAAACGAGCAAAATGCCGCCGGCGCTCGCGTGGTAACCGCACCAACTAATGGCGCTGCGGGTATTATCCCTGCGGTATTATGTTACTACGACATGTTTGTGCAAGAAGTGGATATAGATGTATGTAGTCGATATTTATTAACCGCTGCTGCTATTGGTATTTTGTACAAGAAAAATGCCTCTATTTCAGGTGCTGAGGTTGGCTGTCAGGGTGAAGTGGGCGTAGCCTGTTCTATGGCAGCAGGTGCGTTAACTGAAATTATGGGCGGCACTGTAGAGCATGTAGAAAACGCTGCTGAAATAGGTATGGAACATAACCTAGGTCTAACCTGCGACCCAGTTGGCGGTTTAGTACAAGTACCCTGTATTGAACGTAATGCGATGGGCGCGGTAAAAGCCATTAACGCCTCACGCATGGCGTTACGTGGTGACGGTAACCATAAGGTATCTCTTGATAAAGTGATTAAAACCATGATGGATACCGGTCGTGATATGCGCAGTAAATACAAAGAAACCGCCAAAGGTGGTTTAGCGGTGAATATTGTAGAGTGTTAA
- the nagZ gene encoding beta-N-acetylhexosaminidase yields the protein MSYLMMDLAGLTVSALEAEQLQHPQVGGIILFTRNYSNKSQLIELVKEVRNIRPELLIAVDHEGGRVQRFKQDFTHIPAMGDILPAAKGDLALAKLWAKECGFLMAVELLACDIDLSFAPVLDVNGISEVIGKRSFSANPDEVTSLAAEFILGMEQAGMAAVGKHFPGHGSVAADSHVAMPVDSRSQAQIEAFDMQPFVSLMAKGQLNGVMPAHVIYDQVDPNPAGFSTYWLQNVLRQRLGFKGVIFSDDLGMKGASFAGDYLGRAQAALDAGCDMILVCNDPTGVATLLSEFTWPANAPVANALSLKPDTHNVVNALEQDARWLAAIETAKQIHAAV from the coding sequence TTGAGCTATTTAATGATGGATCTAGCAGGACTGACTGTGTCAGCGCTAGAAGCAGAGCAACTACAACATCCTCAAGTGGGCGGTATTATTCTATTTACCCGCAATTATTCTAATAAATCTCAACTCATTGAACTAGTCAAAGAGGTGAGAAATATTCGACCAGAGCTATTAATCGCCGTTGATCATGAAGGCGGTCGAGTGCAACGTTTTAAGCAGGACTTTACTCATATTCCTGCTATGGGCGATATTTTACCCGCAGCAAAAGGTGATTTGGCATTAGCAAAATTGTGGGCTAAAGAGTGCGGTTTTTTAATGGCGGTTGAATTACTTGCCTGTGATATCGATTTAAGCTTTGCACCTGTGTTAGATGTTAATGGCATTAGTGAAGTGATTGGTAAGCGAAGCTTTAGCGCAAATCCGGATGAAGTGACCAGCTTAGCGGCTGAGTTTATTCTAGGGATGGAACAAGCTGGCATGGCCGCTGTGGGTAAGCATTTTCCTGGCCATGGCAGTGTTGCTGCAGACTCACATGTGGCTATGCCTGTAGACAGTCGCAGCCAGGCGCAAATTGAAGCCTTTGATATGCAGCCTTTTGTGAGTTTAATGGCGAAAGGGCAATTAAATGGTGTTATGCCTGCACATGTTATTTATGATCAAGTTGATCCTAATCCGGCAGGATTCTCTACTTACTGGTTGCAAAATGTATTGCGCCAACGTTTAGGGTTTAAAGGGGTTATTTTTTCTGATGATTTAGGCATGAAGGGTGCCAGCTTTGCGGGCGACTATTTAGGCCGAGCGCAAGCAGCATTAGATGCAGGTTGTGACATGATTTTAGTTTGTAATGATCCAACCGGTGTGGCGACATTATTAAGCGAGTTTACCTGGCCTGCAAATGCACCAGTCGCCAATGCATTAAGTTTAAAACCTGACACACATAATGTGGTGAATGCATTAGAGCAAGATGCGCGCTGGTTAGCCGCAATTGAAACAGCTAAGCAAATCCACGCAGCAGTGTAA